The genomic stretch TTCATATACAGATGAATTTATTAAATTAATTCCTTGTTTGACTAGATATTTCAGTAAAAAATGGATTAACAAAATGATATAAAGGAGAAATTATGGATATAGTTGAAAAATTAAAAAAAGTTGGTTTTACAGATGGAATGGCACTAGTATATATAGAACTTTTAAAAAAACCAGGTTTAAACGGAACACAGATATTTAAAAACTTAAATTTACCTAGAACTAGTGTATATAATGCTTTGGAGCAATTAGAACAAGATGGTATTATAAGTTTAATTCCAACAGAGAGCGATAAAAAAAACTATAATCCAATACCACCACATGATATAGTAAAAAATATAAAAAATATGTATAGTGATATTTTATCAAGTATAGGTGTGGAATTAGAAAGTATATATAAGCCTGAAAGTTTTAGTGAAGTGTATAATATAACAGGAATAGAAAATATCTATTATAAAATAAATGATATGATAGAAATAGCAAAAGAAAAAATTGTAATTTCTGGCGATATAGATGAAAATAGATTGATATTAAATACGAATTTAAATATTGGAAGAAAAAATGAAACCAATGAAGAAGAAATGTATATAATAATAGATGATAAAGAAGTTTTAGTAGCAAGACTAAATGAAAATTATGCAGTGGGTATATATACTAAAAATAGTATAATAATATCAAGATATATTTAAGGAGTAAAATGTTAAATCAAATAGTAGACAAAATTAAAGATAGTAAAAATATAGTAATTGCAGGACATTTAATGCCTGATGGAGATGCATTAGGATCAGCTATTGCACTATACTATATTATAAAAAAATATGATAGTAATAAAAATGTTAAAGTGTGTTTTAACGATACTTTACCCGAATATATGAAAAAAGTTAATCCAGATATTAAAATATATAAAGAAGTTAAATCTGATATAGATTTATTAATATCAGTTGATACTGCTAATGTAGAAAGATTAGCAGTAACAGAAGATATGATAAAAAGAGCAAAAAATAAAGTTGTAATAGATCATCATATAAGTAATAAAAAATATTTTGATATAAACTATGTTAAGGAAATATCAAGTGCATCTGAGATGGTTTATGAATTTATAAAAAAATTAAATGTAGATTTAGATAAGGATATTGCAAAATACATATATCTGGGTATAATAAATGACACAGGCTGTTTTAGACATCCTAATGTAACATATAAAACTATGTATATAGCATCTAAATTATTAGAAACTGGAATAGATAGTAATAAAATATATCAGTACATATTTTCAAAGAGTAAAAATAAGGCAGAAATATTATCTAAATCAGTAATAGAAGGAAATTATGATGACAAACTTAAATTTATGTACTATAATATAGATAAGTCTGAAATACAAAAAAATAATTATACAAGAGATGATATGGAAGG from Oceanivirga salmonicida encodes the following:
- a CDS encoding DHH family phosphoesterase, encoding MLNQIVDKIKDSKNIVIAGHLMPDGDALGSAIALYYIIKKYDSNKNVKVCFNDTLPEYMKKVNPDIKIYKEVKSDIDLLISVDTANVERLAVTEDMIKRAKNKVVIDHHISNKKYFDINYVKEISSASEMVYEFIKKLNVDLDKDIAKYIYLGIINDTGCFRHPNVTYKTMYIASKLLETGIDSNKIYQYIFSKSKNKAEILSKSVIEGNYDDKLKFMYYNIDKSEIQKNNYTRDDMEGIAEYMLNIDEVEIAVFMREEDDGSIKGSFRSKGNIDVNSIAANFNGGGHKNASGFKTNKNVEYIINKTKEILRYEKSN
- a CDS encoding TrmB family transcriptional regulator, with protein sequence MDIVEKLKKVGFTDGMALVYIELLKKPGLNGTQIFKNLNLPRTSVYNALEQLEQDGIISLIPTESDKKNYNPIPPHDIVKNIKNMYSDILSSIGVELESIYKPESFSEVYNITGIENIYYKINDMIEIAKEKIVISGDIDENRLILNTNLNIGRKNETNEEEMYIIIDDKEVLVARLNENYAVGIYTKNSIIISRYI